cAAACGATTAACGGATTCGACTATGCACAATTACTATCATCAAAagcatttcataaattatattttatttgtaaataagaaaataattgaacatttaaattttattagaatcacgtatgtaatattaagtGCTTttaatgtatgtaaatttaaatgtctaattttatttctttatctataaaaagtatataatttattataatttataaactaaaaattaatgacaatttattaatatattttgtcatttagaacttaacaaataaaatagaaaattgaaaataatagcacactacttttataattatctgaattattattacatcccGTATTCTTTATACATGGATAAGTATTTTGATCTTGAATAGTAAtcataactaaaaaataaaattataaatatgttataaaaaactttttatttagcaacttttatttaaaatatgaataagataaaaactttatatattaccTTCAGGttcatttgaattattttcaaaagtagtattatgtaaataatcaaTAGTTTGATCCATATTTTCAACATCAGTAtttgaaactaaaaataaatatatatattacttccTCTGTgcatgcgcgcgcgtgtgtgtgtgttcttTACGAAATTaagtagcaaaatttctttttgccacagttttaaaaatatatatagaccGTATGGTTTCTATAgtatgttaaaattgaaacttcaagcaaatttagaaataacaaAGCTCTAAGGTAAAAgccacacatatatatatatatatatatatatatatataaatttaaccaaGGCAAATAAAATccgaaatacaatattttataagatctTCCGTACCCTCTTAAAGACTTGTAGACTAGATAAAAAGTTATCGAagtgaaattgttttaaaaacttGATGTATCAAGAAAATTTGTGTCTTGTGCACAGCATTcagtttcatacaaaaattaattttctacgaAGCTCAACGCACTATCATCCGTGTTCGGCCCTCATTTGCCCCGGTTTAATTTGAACCTTTAAGCTataaagtgttttttaaattttttaccaagatatcaagattattttttaaaaatcttaatatcaGGTTTAGTTTCAAAGTCGTGTATTCAgccaaaaaacagaaaatttataaaaaaagcgtTTTGTAATATGTTGTTATGGTATTTGTGTTAaacttttacttaaaaaaaatttttattgagctGCAGAATTGCACTCAAAAGTGCAGAAAATAgacgacaaaataaaaacactgataaaatatatagttttctttattaatatattttctttattgaataaattctaAGAAAGATACAGGCTGCATTGCAGGCAAAGAGTAACCCAACTccatattaatatagaaaagtatatttttcctaggtatttctatttttttttgtctatttTCAACACTCTGcagttacataaaaaaaatttgttttctcgaataatttaacaagtatcataaactacaatatttttcctACAAAACGCgcgtttttttcaatattcctaCGATTTTTTGCAACCGTGTCACACAACTTTGAAACTAAACctgcattttaaaaaaaataatgttaatattcgccaaaaaattatcacagaaaaaaaattttttttaaatttgaaacttCAAGTTTTAACTGTAACGTATTATTAgtggtttttaaaaatatattatatttccagttctaaacaagaaaattgtatttgttacaagtgtttccatttttttgtttacccCCTGTATATAGTTAAAGCTGAAAGCAAatggtattaaaaaaaacttgtatataataaattatttaacagaactattttgaaataaactttctatttttaaatatgttatcggccaatgtttgaaaaattattacaaaattagctGATGTTAACTCACCTGCATCGACATCTCCTTCTTTATATAAGTCAGCACAAATCTCtatttcattatcattatctaaaaaattcaacataattaatatatataaattattgtagaaCAAACAAACAATGAAATagtacaaagaaataatagtACAACCAAGAAggtaataattctataaaaataattaaaaacaattgtttttatcCAGAACTTTGTtcttgaagaaattaattttgaaaaaaaattggaaaatttggggatgatatacttttttcaaattagaaaaacctaatgtaatttaatataattttcttacaatCTTATAccatatattatcaaatttatctcGATGGAATTTACTTTgtggatataaaataattttttacatactaaaaatttaagtttatataatatattaaagtttgttttatgtacaatttctttagtgaattattttaaattttacaaaattaaacgttatactttttcatatttatgtattaaccATCACTGTGTGAAGACGAATTATATAGGTGAcacattacattaattaaagatcATTTTCAGCAAGAACTCGAATAATTGATGTCGAGTCaacataaaaaacatataatgtCGATAAGTTCGACATCAATAAAACATCGATTTAATgggttatttttttaagttgagagagagagagagagagagagagagagagagagagatatgcaataattaaaatttgaattaatttaaaaaaagtcagtcacttttcttaaaagcaaagccttacataaaaaaagaattatttatacatttttatatatctttttctttatgaagAATTaccttttcaaattttttgtattatcagttatgaaatatcttgtaaataatgacataagaatattttaaatttaaaatctacaTTTTGCATTCAATTTGtatgtataacatttttaaagaaattgtacataaaaaataacaaaatgtgtattttaacaataacgtcataatatataataaaatatacaaaaaaaataataattaatttgtaaacacTTACCTATCAATAATGCTATTTTATGTTGTTTACGTAAATTTTCCTCACTAAATAACTGCAAAAATTCTTCCAATGAATAGATACCACgggataaataatattgcgctttttcaatttttttgtttttatactCGTTAAATGGATTACGATCCCTTGTTAATTGTAGACCATTTACTAaacgattataattaatttcttgatccataattaatttagaaagattatctgcaaaaataaattattttgttaatacacataaaaattatttcaatgcatATGACGttacataaagaaatttttattttattgtttaaaaaattaatttaaaatttttttttacatttttataattaatttctaaatcattaactaaacaaaaataaagttctccagttttatattgtatagCAATAAGCTTAAAGAaagaatatcaaattttataaaagatttttataaatataatttttcgtatatgttttaaaatactacataaaattatacctAAAAATGTCCAAAAATTTGGATGAACcgtatgcatttttttcaacataataCTATAGAACGATTCcacaagattattattattattagtccTAATTGGGCATCCATATACACTTGTTTTTTTCGATATTGGAAGCCATGtatttctcatatatttcataaagagCAATATATTAGGGTAATTATCAGATTCTTCATCCGCAATTGTCTGCATGAGGTTTAAGCCTTCTGCAAACATTTCTGATGGTGCTAATGCTAATGTCATTGCCATGGATACTATTTTACGTGGTGCTTTTAAAAGTCCTAATCGTTTCCACTTTTTTAGAACAGCCTACCAaagtaaacataaaatatataattaataaaatgtaaataataaaatatataataatatattttataagtgtttaaatgttttttaaataatttattaatatatataactattttttgcaatttttttacatatataaatgactatatttataaaatactacataaatattagaaataaataatataagtaatCTCAACTGatagttttgttaataataaatatttgacataCTTGACAGTAATGAAACCAACAGCCTCGTAGAGATACATGGGGAAATTGTTCATGGACAGCGTTCATCGATGCTTTTTCATAATCCATCATTATGAAACGCAAATTACATTGTAGACCAGGTGccagttttataatttctttccaTATGGATTTGTAAACTAATTGTGTTCTGGCTtcacacaaaataaatactaCTGCAATACcctaaaaagaaaatgagaaaacatttttaaaagagtatatataaaataaaagtatatggaattaataatcatttgtcatcaaaatcaaaataccTTATCCATGTACCGCACatgtattgaaaataattgtgcaAAGTTTGGTGCTCTAGGTACAacctaaaataatatatatttatatatgattataacaatatttcaattataattatctacaaataatattccaaaaaagtaatactctttaatcacaaatataaaatgctaGTGATTAATACTTACAGAAAATGTACCATCAATAAAAACTTCAGAACAtttctctaatatttttagaagctTATCAGTGGTAAATATGTAGGAATATTTGTTATCTTCAGATATAACACAgcctttataaatattttttgtaggtTCATAACCTTGAAGCAAATTGTCAAGCTCATACACATTCGAAGGTAATGAAGGAcgcattttgattttttcttttgataacTGATTTCTCATAgcattatatgaaataaaagctGCAgcttttggatttttttgagaaacagtatcaaatatttctttgtttgtTATAGTGATTTCTTTACACATTTGAATCATTTCTTGTTTTAGATTTAAGATATCAACTATGTAAGACTCCTTTGGATGATTatgttcatttttaataacatatttttcttctgcttttattaataagcCACTACATAGCGCAGTACGTCTTTTTGCGCAACGGTATATGTTATTAcatcttttatcaatattgtaCGTATATCcttcatatatatacaaataactgccttttctttttccagatattatttccatttttgtattgtaaatataaaaaatgtactgtaaataaaaaaaaatataaatatatataaaatgtttcctgctacatttattttttcaaaatatatatttttttagttataacAATGACGTTCAagatttttacatgtttttattCTATTGAATTTTTCTGGCCCATTtctgtttacaattttatttaatcaatgaaatgtttatatataagttGCATTCCGTAATCCACTGCCAGTACTTCGAAGATCTACAGTTCACGTTATgtattatagattttcagtactggcactAAATTACGGAACACAGccatataatgtatatacaataacctttaattgatttaataaaagtacttGTAGAcaaaaacagaagaaaaaaaactcagagaacaaaaaaatgtaaaaatcttGATgctattgtataattaaaacatttgtataatattaaaattaagacatATAATACCGTAATCTAGAAATCTAAGCACTTAGGAAAcgatatttctgtttttctctttcttcttcaaaaattatattagccTCTGCAATCTAAGGGTTAGTATATGAACGTATACGAAGTACGAAGACGTCCGTTCCCGACAACTGCAGGCGAACACCAACGACTTCTGTTTTAGGgcttccgaaattcactgtcactggaaatctatattttatatatattgtagatttttaaTGACTTTCAGAACGCAACCTAAGATATTTCCATGAAGTCAGCTATCGTATGTActaacaatttcaataatttggaAAACGCTATTTGACTGTTAGTCGTTTGCTaatttttgtatgtttctttattttgttagcatatttttttttttttttttggtaaaaaattgaaattaaaattttgacaaacaTAATCGCCATTGTTTGGACTTTTATTTCGTGATTTCATGAATATTGCGGTTAAAATGTTTGCTAGTTGTTTGCTAAATCCGTGTAtacaagtattatatttttattttaccgataaattgtacaatatattttatttattaataatttgtaaatttatctaGTAGCTTTAGTCTTAGTTACTTTTCGGCGGCTTAATGCATCGTTCTTGTTTGTGCAAGCAAAATCATGTAAAAGCAGGTAAAAACATGATGAATTTCCGTTTCCTGAGtacaaattagtaaaaatttacagaaatcaGTGAAGTTGGGTATTCTAAGAAGTTtacgattaaatttttttgtcccATCATATTAAATACAGTCATTATGAATATGTTTGACACATaagtatatatacaaaatacatatttaatctatatctatataacaccttaaagagagagagaatacaTTTCTTGTGCTTACCGAACAATATTGCTAACATTGATAATACATTCAATATTATGGTCAATATTGATCGTAGTAATCAGTTCCCACTTTAATTTTGAGAGAATAGAGATGTTATGTTAATAATGGCCTAGTTTACActgattgtttagtacgcgtaccaaatactaaatctgcttctccgataggtataaatcgtttagtgtaaaatttacaccaatcaaagaagctgatttagtacATGGTCCGCGTACTAAGTatgttttccagcaaaggacacaagttgacacaaatcgacacaagtatcactctgtctttgttcgatattcaatgagcaatagagagaataatacttttgtgtcgcttgtgtctcttggtggaaaactacctaaataatcggtgtaaactaagccacaCAATCACTTTCTTAGTATTTGTACTATCATAAAACTGTTCATAATGACTAGGGTGCGGATGTTCGTGCACGATCCCGTGTCGCGCGTAGAGAACCGCTGCGTGCGAGTGAGTCGAGTATTTACTCGATTTTACTTCGACTCACTCGCACGCAGCGACGCAGCAACGCTTCGACTCACTCGCACGCAGCGGTTCTCTGCGCGCGACACGGAATCGTGCACGTACATCCGCGCCCTAATAATGactgtatttaatataatgggCACAAAAAATTTGCATCGTAAACTTCCGATACCCAACTTTACTgatttttgtgaatttttactaatttgtaCTCAGGAGACAGAAATTCATCATGTTTTTACCTGCTTTTACATGATTTTGCTTGCACAAACAAGAACGATGCATTAAGCCGCCTAAAAGTAACTAGAACTAAAGTtactagataaatttataagttattaataaataaaatattgtacaatttatcgataaaataaaaatataatatttgtgtaCACGGATTTAGCAAACAACCAGCAAACATTTTAACCGCAATATTCATgaaatcacaaaataaaaatccaaaCAATGGCGATTATACTTGGTGGTTaaacttgattttaatttcaattttttgccaaaaataataaatatgcaaacaaaataaaaaaacatacaaaaatcAGCAAATGACTAGCAGTTGAATAGCGTTttccaaattattaaaaattattgaattattgttAGTAGTATTTGtccatttctttatgcatttgcctatggaccaatcaatttccttatgcatatgtttatgcgactatgcaagtttgtttGAATAGATCCCTAGATTGCAGAGATcacaatgtaaaatgtaattattgaagaagaagaaaagaacaGAAATCGTTTTCCAAGTGCTTAAATTTCTTACGGTACgtcttaaatttctattatataaatattccagTTATACAATAGCGTCAAgatctttttgttttcttgAGCTTTTCTATTCTGTTTTTGTTCACaagtaattttgttaaatcaattaaaggttattgtatatacattatatggTTATGTTCCGTAATTTGCTGCCAGTattgaaaatctataatatataacgtGAACTATAAATCTTCAAAATACTGGTAGTGGATTACAGAATGCAGCCTATATATAACCTTTtaactaatttaataaaaacattgtaaacatattaggaccttgaataagttctcgctgttttttttgttaaaaaaaacattaatttaaaatataaggcttacaataactttactcaaagtattgtccatcattagagaccactttctcccatctttctggcagtaattgaatcccccgtcgaaaaaacgatttatcttttgacgcaatccatgaatcgacccatttttcggtttcttcgaaagaatggaagcgctgctcgctcaaaccatgcgccatcgaccgaaacaagtggtaatccgagggggctatgtccggtgaatacagcgggtgaggtagaacttcccattgaagcgtttccaggtaagttttgactggttttgccacatgtggccgagcattgtcatgtaacaaaatgactttgtcgtgtctctgcccgtatagtggccgcttttcttttagagctcgactcaaacgcatcatctgaagtcgatagcgagctcccgtgatagtttcattaggtttaagcagctcataataaattacgcccTGCTGATCCCACCAAATGCAGAGCAGAAGTTTCGAACCATGGATATTCGGCTTTGCCGACGATGTTGATGCATGGCCGGGCTTACCCCACGATTTTCTACGCTTAGGATTATCGTAGtgtatccacttttcatctCCAGTGATGATACGGTGCAGAAaaccttttcttttatgcCGTTGAAGCAGCAATTCACACATGAGAAAACGTCGTTCAACGTCTCTCGGCTTCAACTCATACGGCACCCAATGTCCTTGCTTTTGGATCATTCCTaacgcttttaaacgttttgaaactgttgacgcatctacttgcaatgttttcccgagctctactagcgtctgacatggatctagatcaagcaatgcctccaattcttcgtcttcaaactttgtcggtgctccagaacgttctttatcttcaaagtcaaagtcattatttttaaagcgcctaaaccagtctctgcatgtcgtattcgacagagcattgtcaccatatgtttcaacaagaattctgtgtgcttcagctgcagatttcttttgaataaagcagtgcaataaaattccccgcaaaaacactttatttggcacaaaagtagacattttcgcaataggtaattaaacacgtggttgacactgtggtaaactgtatctactagaatttgaggttacatatagtactacttagctgatgcgtttccgtacgaaattccatgcacagagtgccgctacgccatcttttaagaaacagcgagaacttattcaaggacctaataatagaacaaaaaaaatttaatagaacaaaaagatgtaaaaatcttgaacattattatataactaaaaatgtatattttaagaaacaattaacaaataaacaagaaacatttttatacatattatattttatacatttatatttttttatttacagtacattttttatacttgcaatacaaaaatggaaataatatttggGAAAAGAAAGGGCagttatttgtatatatatgaaggatatacatataatattgataaaagataTAGTACAATTACATATATCGTTGTGCGAAAAGACGTACTACAGCATGCAAAGGTGTgctaattaaagaaaataaaaagtttattttagaTTGTAAACATAATCATTCAAGTGAGCCTTATATagctgatattttaaatttaaaaaaagaaatgattcaAATGTGCAAAGAAACCACTATAacaaacaaagaaatatttgatactgtTTCTCGAAAAAATCCAAAAGCTGCagcttttatttcatataatgcTATGAGAAATCAgttatcaaaagaaaaaatcaaaatgcgTCCTTCATTACCTTCGAATGTGTATGAGCTTGACAATTTGCTTCAAGGTTATGAacctacaaaaaatatttataaaggcTGTGTTATATCTGaagataacaaatatttctacatatttacCACTGATAagcttctaaaaatattagagaaaTGTTCTGAAGTTTTTATTGATGGTACATTTTCTGTAAGTATTAATCACtagcattttatatttgtgattaaagagtattacttttttggaatattatttgtagataattataattgaaatattgttataatcatatataaatatatattattttaggtTGTACCTAGAGCACCAAACTTtgcacaattattttcaatacatGTGCGGTACATGGATAAggtattttgattttgatgacaaatgattattaattccatatacttttattttatatatactcttttaaaaatgttttctcattttctttttaggGTATTGCAGtagtatttattttgtgtgaAGCCAGAACACAATTAGTTTACAAATCCATAtggaaagaaattataaaactggCACCTGGTCTACAATGTAATTTGCGTTTCATAATGATGGATTATGAAAAAGCATCGATGAACGCTGTCCATGAACAATTTCCCCATGTATCTCTACGAGGCTGTTGGTTTCATTACTGTCAAGtatgtcaaatatttattattaacaaaactatCAGTTGAGattacttatattatttatttctaatatttatgtagtattttataaatatagtcatttatatatgtaaaaaaattgcaaaaaatagttatatatattaataaattatttaaaaaacatttaaacacttataaaatatattattatatattttattatttacattttattaattatatattttatgtttacttTGGTAGGCTGTTCTAAAAAAGTGGAAACGATTAGGACTTTTAAAAGCACCACGTAAAATAGTATCCATGGCAATGACATTAGCATTAGCACCATCAGAAATGTTTGCAGAAGGCTTAAACCTCATGCAGACAATTGCGGATGAAGAATCTGATAATTACCCTAATATATTGctctttatgaaatatatgagaaataCATGGCTTCCAATATCGAAAAAAACAAGTGTATATGGATGCCCAATTAggactaataataataataatcttgtgGAATCGTTCTATAGtattatgttgaaaaaaatgcatacgGTTCATCCAAATTTTTGGACATTTTTaggtataattttatgtagtattttaaaacatatacgaaaaattatatttataaaaatcttttataaaatttgatattcttTCTTTAAGCTTATTGctatacaatataaaactggagaactttatttttgtttagttaatgatttagaaattaattataaaaatgtaaaaaaaaattttaaattaattttttaaacaataaaataaaaatttctttatgtaaCGTCATatgcattgaaataatttttatgtgtattaacaaaataatttatttttgcagataatctttctaaattaattatggatcaagaaattaattataatcgttTAGTAAATGGTCTACAATTAACAAGGGATCGTAATCCATTTAACGagtataaaaacaaaaaaattgaaaaagcgcaatattatttatcccGTGGTATCTATTCATTGGAAGAATTTTTGCAGTTATTTAGTGAGGAAAATTTACGTAAACAACATAAAATAGCATTATTGATAGGTAAgtgtttacaaattaattattattttttttgtatattttattatatattatgacgttattgttaaaatacacattttgttattttttatgtacaatttctttaaaaatgttatacataCAAATTGAATGCAAAAtgtagattttaaatttaaaatattcttatgtcattatttacaagatatttcataactgataatacaaaaaatttgaaaaggtAATTcttcataaagaaaaagatatataaaaatgtataaataattctttttttatgtaaggctttgcttttaagaaaagtgactgactttttttaaattaattcaaattttaattattgcatatctctctctctctctctctctctctctctctctctctcaacttaaaaaaataacccATTAAATCGATGTTTTATTGATGTCGAACTTATCGacattatatgttttttatgttGACTCGACATCAATTATTCGAGTTCTTGCTGAAAATgatctttaattaatgtaatgtgTCACCTATATAATTCGTCTTCACACAGTGATggttaatacataaatatgaaaaagtataacgtttaattttgtaaaatttaaaataattcactaaagaaattgtacataaaacaaactttaatatattatataaacttaaatttttagtatgtaaaaaattattttatatccacAAAGTAAATTCCATCgagataaatttgataatatatggTATAAGattgtaagaaaattatattaaattacattaggtttttctaatttgaaaaaagtatatcatccccaaattttccaattttttttcaaaattaatttcttcaagaACAAAGTTCTGgataaaaacaattgtttttaattatttttatagaattattaccTTCTTGGTTGTactattatttctttgtactATTTCATTGTTTGTTTGttctacaataatttatatatattaattatgttgaattttttagataatgataatgaaataGAGATTTGTGCTGACTTATATAAAGAAGGAGATGTCGATGCAGGTGAGTTAACATCagctaattttgtaataatttttcaaacattggccgataacatatttaaaaatagaaagtttatttcaaa
This genomic window from Linepithema humile isolate Giens D197 chromosome 5, Lhum_UNIL_v1.0, whole genome shotgun sequence contains:
- the LOC137000226 gene encoding uncharacterized protein produces the protein MEIISGKRKGSYLYIYEGYTYNIDKRCNNIYRCAKRRTALCSGLLIKAEEKYVIKNEHNHPKESYIVDILNLKQEMIQMCKEITITNKEIFDTVSQKNPKAAAFISYNAMRNQLSKEKIKMRPSLPSNVYELDNLLQGYEPTKNIYKGCVISEDNKYSYIFTTDKLLKILEKCSEVFIDGTFSVVPRAPNFAQLFSIHVRYMDKGIAVVFILCEARTQLVYKSIWKEIIKLAPGLQCNLRFIMMDYEKASMNAVHEQFPHVSLRGCWFHYCQAVLKKWKRLGLLKAPRKIVSMAMTLALAPSEMFAEGLNLMQTIADEESDNYPNILLFMKYMRNTWLPISKKTSVYGCPIRTNNNNNLVESFYSIMLKKMHTVHPNFWTFLGIILCSILKHIRKIIFIKIFYKI